The DNA region GCCAAGAAATAAGTTCGTTAGGGTGTCTTGAGTTCGCCTCACCTCGCAGCGTATACGACACCATTTCCGCTTTTGTCATGACAATGGTTGTGAATatgcgactgcgactgcgactccgattccaaatccgaatccgaatccaacTTCACCTCCAACTTCACGCTGCGTGTGGATATATGTGGGCATTGTCATTAGGCTAATTCCCGCCAATTATGAGTAATAATAGCGCAGCCATTCTCGCGTCATTCTTGACCCACTTTACGTTGGAATTAGCTTAATATTTTGGCCCGAACCATCTAACCCGATCCGTGTGCTTTTCCGCCAGATCATGGAGCTGAGCAACTTTTCGAGCGGCAAGAAGATGTCACGCGAGGAGCGACGCTACTCGGTGCCCCACGGACCCAATACCCCACTGCCACCGGCGGCATCCGAGGATCTGCACGCCTGGTCCATCTACAGGTGAGTGGTTTGGTCGTTGAGTGGGGGCCACAGCCATGGAGACATGGGTGTGGCCACTGGAGGAAGTACTGGGGAGTAGCTGCGGTAACCACTGGCTGCAGCCGCACCTGCCCATCGAAGTTTTGACGCTTGATTTAACCGCAGTTGAACGGAAGTTCAAATGCCATAAATGGCTAATTGAAGAGCCAAGAGCCCCACGGCCAAACCCTAATGTCCAATCATGTCCAGCTGACCGCAACTGCAGCCGCCCAGTGCAGCTCTCTATGACGCTTTCCATCCAACCTCCACAACTCGAAATACTCGATAAATACctccatcccatcccatccgtAGGCAAAACCTGAACTCTGACTTCACCGATTCGGCTCTGGGCTCGTCGGACAAATCACCGCTGCCATATGGAAACTTCCAGCTACGCGATACCACAGTTCAATCAATCTTAAACCATCCGCGCTACGGACCCAAGTGAGTAATCCCATACATTATTTAAATCCACAATTATTAAGCATAATCAGGCGTTAATAATGCCGGAGAAGGTGATCTCAGCACAAAACTCGTTAATAGAATTAGCTATaccttatatatatactttactatAAATCCGATTATACCTAATCCTTGCAGATCTCCCTTGGGCTCCAATATGTACACCTACTTGAAGTTCGGACTGCCGCGTGTTTTTCCGCCGAATGCTGGATCACAGCGCTCGCATCGTCCTGGTCCGGGTCCGGGCTCGGGACCGGGTCATGGTCATGGTGGCTCCAGTGCGCTGGGCGGAGTGCGCGGTCGAGTGAACCGCGCCTTTAGGGACAGCTCGGGAGCACCGGCTGGAGCCGGGAGCAGTGGCTACGACAGCAGCGACAATGAGACGACCCGCAGCCGGGTGCCGCCCAATCTCCGGAAGTATCGCAGCGAGTCCGACTTCCGTGCCATCGGCGGCATGCCGCACTCGCGTCCGGAGTCACGTGCTCAGATCGGAGGAGGCGGTGTCCCGGTGGCTGCACTGCGGCAGGCCAATAGCCGGGCCAGCATTGCGGTGggccagcaccaccaccagatgcagcagcatcagcagcagtatGGAAAGCACTACGGTCACAGATCGCACAGCGAGGCGGATCTCCTGGGAGCGGGATTGAGCCAAGTGgatggcggtggtggtgggaTGGGCTACGACTACAACGAGGCCCGGCTGTACGGCAGCTCCAGGCAGTATGGCAATGGTAATGGTCACAATCCGGGGAGTAGGAAGCAGTCGGGCATGGGCCTGATCTACCCGAACATACAGGTGCACTGCCTCGATGTGAATCCCTGCCTGCGCGGTGTGTCGATGCAGGCCAAGGCGGGCGATCTGTTCGCCATCATGGCCACCTCGCAGCGGGAGGGAAGTGCCCTGGCCGAGTGCTTGGCGGGATTGAGTGAACGTCTGGGCGGGGAGATCCTCATCAACGGACAGCAGGTGAGTCGCCGTGGGCTGCGGGAACTCTGCAGCTATGTCCCGGCACTCGAAGTCTCCTCCCTGGATCCCCGCATGAGTGTCCAGTGCACCCTGAACTTTCACGCCGCTCTGAGAGGTCCCATCGATCGCAGCGATCTGGAGGAACGCATGGATGTGCTTATCGAGGATTTGGGGCTGAATACGGTGCGTGCCTCCAATGTGTCCACACTGACCCACTCGGAGAAGCAGCGCTTGAGCGTGGCCTGTCAGCTGCTGGCGCAATCCTCGCTGCTGATCCTGGATCAGGTGACCAGCAATATGGACATCTTCGACACCTTCTTCCTGGTGGAGTACCTGCGCCAGTGGTGCAGCGGTGGTCGCATTGTGATAATGACGCTCCAGCCGCCCACCTTCGAGATCCTGTCCATGTGCTCCGGCGTGCTGCTGCTCTCCGGCGGCAGGACCGTCTTTTCCGGCAGTCGAGCGGATTTGCCACGACACATGGGTGAGCTGGGCTATCCATGTCCGCCTTTCAAGAATCCAGCGGACTATTACTGTAAGTAATTAGTGATTGAGTGCAGCTTGAATGGGTAATCAATTGATTTTCTCTAGTGGATTTGGTCACCCTGGATGACCTTTCGGCGGCCGCCATGCTGGAGTCGTCGGCCCGCATTGAATCCCTGGCCAACGCCTGGGATCAGATTAACTCGGAGCCACCATTAGCCGCGCCGCCCGCCTCGCTGCCCAACTTCACCATGAAGGCCGGCTTCTTTGGCCAGATCAGCGCGCTGATCAAGAGATTTGCCGGCTACAAGCAGCCGGGATCACTGCTCACCTGGATCAGCAAGCTGATTGCCGCCGCCGTCCTGTCCCTGTGCATTGGCTGCATCTTCTGGGATGTGCCCGCCTCCGATCCACAGCTGAGCTACCACGATCGCTTGGGCTACCATCATTGCGTCATGGTGCTAGTCTACTGGCCACTGGTCATGCTCACCATCAGGGACACGCAGGAGGATCGCCGGCATGCGGAGCGAGACATTCGCCTGGGCCTCTACACGCGCAGTCTATATATCATTGTGCAGGTACAACGTGTTTAGATATCATACTCTTTAGAGGATCCTCTAAAGGATCTCTGTTCCTCTTGCAGAGTCTCCTGGGCCTGTTTCCCAGCCTCTGCATCTGGCTGGCCTACTTGCTTCCGGCCCACAGCATGGCGGGTCTTTACACCTACTCCAACAGCAGCGATACGGGCATATACCTGTATATGGGTAAGCTATCTTGGACACCACATTCCAATATCTCGTTTAATACGCCCATTGATTCGCAGGCTACATGCTGCTCTACTTGACGCTCATCCAGACACTGGCACTGTTCTGTGCCCACCTGCTGCCCTGCAAGGTCTCGGCGAGCATTGTCAACGGGCTCATCAGCCTGGCAGTGGCTGCAGTGGGCGGCTATCTGGTGCATCCCCAGAACCTGGCCAAGTTCTGGTCCTGGTTGCAGTTCGTGTCGCCGGAACGTTGGCTGCTGCCCGTCCTGGTGCAGGATGAGTACAGTGCCGAGACGTTATCCAACTCCGCAGGACTGCAGTTGTGCCGCAATAAGCAGGTGGGTGTGCTTGATAATCCCTTCCAGAGATCTCATGGTCATGACAAATATTACTTAACTAATATAATTGCTTTATTTCAGGTGCAGCACCAGGAGATTATTGTGCAGCAGCCCTGCCCGCCGCCCAACGGCACCCAAGTGCTAGTCGACTTCGAGCTGCTGCCCCAGCAGCACGTGCTGGATCCCACGGCCACCTATGACCAGACCACCTCGGTGGCTCTGATCCTGGGCTCGGGGCTCGTCTTCTTCGTCACCTTCATCGTCTTTTTGTGCAATTGTCGCGGCGCCTGTCGAAGGAAGCGTAGCCGTTAGGCGGATACCGTGACTTGGAGCTGGCCAGGATCTGGAGTTTAGATGGCATTGGCTACCGAACTGTACATTCCGTAGAAACTAATTCTTGAAATAAATAGTGTTTAGTCGAGGCAGTGTTCGTTTAACTAACTAAAGGCAAGTGCTTTTATTGAGCTTGGAATGGTCATAAGGCAGTTTGATTAAGGGGTTTGATCAACAGGGTTTTGTATATCTATAAAAATCCTTAAAATGCTAACAAtattatcaaaaatatttcgTATACGACTACAATAAGTGCAGATATGTATTATTGCTTCCTGTTTTAAAATGTCTTTTTACGCAGGCTTTAGATTTCagtttaaaacaaaagtgaaatcGATTGAGAGAATATTAACTGAATCGAGAATATATCTCAATTCTCGTATGTATTCGACTTGAGAAGTTTAGATTGAAAGTTGAACTTTGCGGGAATCATCGTACACTCGAGAGTGTGTTGAACTTAATGGTGGAACAATCGCAGATTGGTGTGGGCAATGATGATACCGTGCTCATCGCAGGCGGCAATGACACCAGCATCATTGGTGGATCCTGCGGGGCTGGCGATGTAGGAGACGCCGCTCTGGATAAATATTGCagcaatatttaaatatttgaaaactCCAAAATGCTAGTTGTTAAGTAACTCACCAAGCTAGCGCGATCGATATTGTCACGGAAGGGGAAGAAGGCATCGGATCCCAGGGCCACACCAGTCAGCTGCTTCAACCACTCCACTTTCTGCTCGCTGGTCAGTTGAGCGGGTGCCTTATCGAACCTATATGAATAGAGTGGGTTTAGGAAATACCAATAAGTGATAAAATAATTCATCAACTTACATTCCCTCGAACTGCGACAGAGGCATGTCCTTGCCCACAGTTCCGTTCACGTAATTGTCGATTGCATTCGAGATCTCCGCCCGCTTTACACCAGCCTTGAACTTCATGCCGGCCACACTGGGATGCTGACGCAGCCACCAGTTGTCAGCCTTCTCGCCCGCCAAGCGGGTGCAGTGAATCCTCGACTGCTGACCGGCACCAATGCCCACAACCTGGCCATCACGGGCATAGCACACCGAGTTGCTCTGAGTGTACTTCAAGGCAATGGTGGCGACGATCAGATCCCGCACAGCGGCCTCGGGCAGAGGACCACGCTTGCTCACCACGTTGGAGAAGAGCGAGGCGTCGATGACGGCATCGTTGCGTTTCTGCTCCAGGGTCAGGCCAAAAATAGTCTTGCGCTCCACCGCAGAGGGTTCGTAGTTGGGGTCCATCTaaaagtttaataattttaatttactatCTTAAAATAGAATGCATTAAAGCATCAATCTTACCTGCAGAATACAGTAGCCACcattcttctttttcttgaGGATCTCCAGAGCTTCGGGCTCATAGCCCGCGGCAATAATACCATCGGACACCTCGCGCGAGATAATCCTGGCTGTCACAACGTCGCACACATCAGATAGGGCCACAAAGTCGCCGAAGGAGCTCATGCGGTCGGCTCCACGAGCACGAGCATAGGCCGTAGCCAAAGGTGTCAACTGCTCGTACAGATCATCCACCATGCAGAGCTTGGCCTGTGCCGGATTGAGAGGCACTCCCACAGCCGCGCCCGCAGGCGATACGTGCTTAAAGCTGGTGGCCGCCGGCAGCTGTAAGGCCTTCTTCAGTTCCCTAACCAACTGCCAGCCGTTGAGGGCGTCGCACAGGTTGATGAATCCCGGTGAGGCATTAAGAACCGTCAGTGGAAGCTTTGCCAGCTGTGTGTAGAGCTGCGCCGGCTTCTGGTGCGGATTCATGCCGTAGCGCAGCGGT from Drosophila santomea strain STO CAGO 1482 chromosome 3R, Prin_Dsan_1.1, whole genome shotgun sequence includes:
- the LOC120451500 gene encoding ATP-binding cassette sub-family G member 8; the encoded protein is MELSNFSSGKKMSREERRYSVPHGPNTPLPPAASEDLHAWSIYRQNLNSDFTDSALGSSDKSPLPYGNFQLRDTTVQSILNHPRYGPKSPLGSNMYTYLKFGLPRVFPPNAGSQRSHRPGPGPGSGPGHGHGGSSALGGVRGRVNRAFRDSSGAPAGAGSSGYDSSDNETTRSRVPPNLRKYRSESDFRAIGGMPHSRPESRAQIGGGGVPVAALRQANSRASIAVGQHHHQMQQHQQQYGKHYGHRSHSEADLLGAGLSQVDGGGGGMGYDYNEARLYGSSRQYGNGNGHNPGSRKQSGMGLIYPNIQVHCLDVNPCLRGVSMQAKAGDLFAIMATSQREGSALAECLAGLSERLGGEILINGQQVSRRGLRELCSYVPALEVSSLDPRMSVQCTLNFHAALRGPIDRSDLEERMDVLIEDLGLNTVRASNVSTLTHSEKQRLSVACQLLAQSSLLILDQVTSNMDIFDTFFLVEYLRQWCSGGRIVIMTLQPPTFEILSMCSGVLLLSGGRTVFSGSRADLPRHMGELGYPCPPFKNPADYYLDLVTLDDLSAAAMLESSARIESLANAWDQINSEPPLAAPPASLPNFTMKAGFFGQISALIKRFAGYKQPGSLLTWISKLIAAAVLSLCIGCIFWDVPASDPQLSYHDRLGYHHCVMVLVYWPLVMLTIRDTQEDRRHAERDIRLGLYTRSLYIIVQSLLGLFPSLCIWLAYLLPAHSMAGLYTYSNSSDTGIYLYMGYMLLYLTLIQTLALFCAHLLPCKVSASIVNGLISLAVAAVGGYLVHPQNLAKFWSWLQFVSPERWLLPVLVQDEYSAETLSNSAGLQLCRNKQVQHQEIIVQQPCPPPNGTQVLVDFELLPQQHVLDPTATYDQTTSVALILGSGLVFFVTFIVFLCNCRGACRRKRSR
- the LOC120451501 gene encoding bifunctional purine biosynthesis protein ATIC, which gives rise to MSSSKIALLSVSDKTGLLDLGKSLVALGFDLVASGGTATSLRGAGLKVKDVSEITGAPEMLGGRVKTLHPAVHAGILSRTTDSDLADMRKQGFDLIQLVVCNLYPFASTVAKPDVTLADAVENIDIGGVTLLRAAAKNHQRVTVVCEAIDYDRVLAELKASGNTTVETRQALALKAFTHTATYDDAISDYFRKQYGSGVSQLPLRYGMNPHQKPAQLYTQLAKLPLTVLNASPGFINLCDALNGWQLVRELKKALQLPAATSFKHVSPAGAAVGVPLNPAQAKLCMVDDLYEQLTPLATAYARARGADRMSSFGDFVALSDVCDVVTARIISREVSDGIIAAGYEPEALEILKKKKNGGYCILQMDPNYEPSAVERKTIFGLTLEQKRNDAVIDASLFSNVVSKRGPLPEAAVRDLIVATIALKYTQSNSVCYARDGQVVGIGAGQQSRIHCTRLAGEKADNWWLRQHPSVAGMKFKAGVKRAEISNAIDNYVNGTVGKDMPLSQFEGMFDKAPAQLTSEQKVEWLKQLTGVALGSDAFFPFRDNIDRASLSGVSYIASPAGSTNDAGVIAACDEHGIIIAHTNLRLFHH